Proteins found in one Muntiacus reevesi chromosome 2, mMunRee1.1, whole genome shotgun sequence genomic segment:
- the PRDX3 gene encoding thioredoxin-dependent peroxide reductase, mitochondrial, whose protein sequence is MAAAAGRLLRTSLARHVSAIPWDISASAALRPAASRRMCLTNALWSGSDQAKFAFSTSSSYHAPAVTQHAPYFKGTAVVSGEFKEISLDDFKGKYLVLFFYPLDFTFVCPTEIIAFSDKANEFHDVNCEVVAVSVDSHFSHLAWINTPRKNGGLGHMNIALLSDLTKQISRDYGVLLEGPGLALRGLFIIDPNGVIKHLSVNDLPVGRSVEETLRLVKAFQFVETHGEVCPANWTPESPTIKPHPTASREYFEKVNQ, encoded by the exons ATGGCGGCCGCGGCGGGAAGGTTGCTCCGGACTTCG CTCGCCCGACATGTGAGTGCCATTCCTTGGGACATTTCTGCCTCGGCAGCCCTTAGGCCCGCTGCTTCTCGAAGAATGTGCTTGACAAATGCCTTGTGGTCTGGTTCTGATCAAGCAAAATTCGCCTTTAGCACCA GTTCCTCATACCATGCCCCCGCCGTCACCCAGCATGCCCCCTATTTTAAGGGTACAGCCGTTGTCAGCGGAGAGTTCAAAGAAATTAGCCTTGATGACTTTAAGGGGAAATATTTGGTGCTCTTCTTCTATCCTTTGGATTT CACTTTTGTGTGTCCTACAGAAATTATTGCTTTCAGTGACAAAGCCAATGAATTTCATGATGTGAACTGTGAAGTCGTTGCAGTATCAGTGGATTCCCACTTCAGCCACCTGGCCTGGATAAACACGCCGAGaaag AACGGCGGTTTGGGCCATATGAACATCGCACTCTTGTCAGATTTGACCAAACAGATTTCCCGAGACTACGGCGTGCTGTTAGAAGGGCCTGGCCTCGCGCTACG CGGTCTCTTCATAATTGACCCCAACGGAGTCATCAAGCATCTGAGCGTCAATGATCTCCCAGTGGGCCGAAGCGTGGAAGAGACCCTCCGCTTGGTGAAGGCGTTCCAGTTTGTGGAAACCCATGGAGAAGTCTGCCCAGCCAACTGGACACCCGAGTCTCCTACA atCAAGCCCCATCCAACTGCTTCCAGAGAATACTTTGAGAAGGTAAATCAGTAG